The Chloroflexota bacterium genome window below encodes:
- a CDS encoding metalloenzyme domain-containing protein, whose protein sequence is MTRVVFLFLDGVGLGDDDQGINPLAAAVTPALDSLLGGKKLVASSGAIVASQASMMPTDAAMGVPGRPQSASGQAALLTGVNAPVLIGEHYGPRPEKQLRQLLEGETLFTQVLKAGGTAAFVNAYPSGYFEAVERGRRLHGAIPYAADAAGLELATSKDLMAGRALSVDFTNAGWRDSLGYDRMPLRTPAEAGQILARLSADHDLVFFDQWLTDILGHRRDLAGATTLFEQFDSFLGGLLEAIDGAQTLVVISSDHGNVEDCSRKRHTENLVPTVLVGPGHARLSREITDLTNIAPLLLSQLAAGGSDAARRRP, encoded by the coding sequence ATGACTCGAGTGGTTTTTCTGTTTCTGGATGGGGTCGGTTTGGGCGACGATGATCAGGGTATCAACCCGTTGGCCGCGGCAGTCACCCCTGCCCTGGACTCGCTGCTCGGCGGCAAGAAACTGGTGGCAAGTTCCGGGGCGATCGTGGCTTCGCAAGCAAGCATGATGCCTACCGATGCTGCCATGGGCGTGCCTGGTCGTCCCCAAAGTGCCTCAGGCCAGGCGGCATTGCTCACCGGAGTGAACGCACCTGTATTGATTGGTGAGCACTACGGCCCTCGGCCGGAAAAACAGCTTCGGCAACTTCTCGAGGGGGAGACACTCTTTACGCAGGTTCTGAAGGCTGGCGGCACAGCAGCCTTCGTCAACGCCTATCCCTCTGGTTATTTCGAGGCGGTGGAGCGGGGAAGGCGACTCCACGGCGCGATTCCCTATGCCGCCGATGCCGCCGGCCTTGAACTGGCAACATCCAAAGACCTTATGGCGGGTCGGGCTCTCAGCGTCGATTTCACCAACGCCGGTTGGCGCGACAGCCTGGGCTACGACCGGATGCCGTTGCGCACCCCGGCAGAGGCCGGACAGATCCTTGCCAGACTCAGCGCAGATCATGACCTGGTCTTTTTCGACCAGTGGCTCACCGACATCCTGGGGCACCGGCGCGATCTGGCCGGCGCCACCACACTTTTTGAACAGTTCGATTCCTTCCTGGGTGGCCTGCTCGAGGCCATCGATGGGGCCCAGACGCTCGTGGTCATTAGCAGCGATCACGGCAACGTCGAGGATTGCAGCCGAAAGCGCCATACTGAAAACCTTGTGCCCACGGTTCTGGTCGGCCCAGGGCATGCCCGGCTGTCCCGGGAAATCACTGACCTGACCAACATCGCACCCCTCCTTCTGTCGCAACTTGCGGCCGGGGGGAGTGACGCGGCGAGACGGCGACCTTGA